One stretch of Oncorhynchus nerka isolate Pitt River unplaced genomic scaffold, Oner_Uvic_2.0 unplaced_scaffold_6962, whole genome shotgun sequence DNA includes these proteins:
- the LOC135566152 gene encoding protein PALS2-like — translation MPFVVFVAAPQLDTLRAMHKAVVDAGLTTKLLTETDLKKTVDESARIRRAYSHYFDLTIVNDNLDKAFEQLQVAVEQLCSEPQWVPVSWVY, via the exons ATGCCGTTTGTGGTGTTTGTTGCTGCTCCACAACTGGACACACTAAGAGCTATGCACAAAGCCGTGGTGGACGCTGGACTCACCACCAAACTGCTCACG GAGACAGATCTGAAGAAGACGGTGGATGAGAGCGCCAGGATCCGCCGGGCCTACAGCCACTACTTTGACCTGACCATCGTTAACGACAACCTGGACAAGGCCTTTGAGCAGCTGCAGGTGGCCGTGGAGCAGCTGTGTTCTGAGCCCCAGTGGGTCCCTGTCAGCTGGGTGTACTGA